Within the Saccharopolyspora gloriosae genome, the region CTTCGAGGACGTGCTGGCGATGATCGAGGCCGCGGTGCCGGGCCTGCTGGACTGGACCCGCGAACGACTCTGACCGGCCGGTGCGCTCGGGCGCACTCGCGCCCGGCGGAGGGGACACTCGGCCGCGAGCGGAGCGGAGGCATGTGATGGGCGAGATCGAAGACGTGGTGCTGCGGTTCACCGGCTCCGAAGCGGTCGGAGTCCGGGAGCTCGGCGGCGGCGACGCGGGAACCTCCCGATCGGTGCGGCTGGCCGACGGACGGCAGGTGTTCGTGAAGACGAACCCGCCCGGCATGCCCGGTGCGATCGCCGCGGAGGCCGCCTCGCTGGCGTGGCTCGCGGAACCCGGCGCGCTGCCCGTTCCGGCGGTGCTCGGCGACACCGATCGCCATCTCGTGACCGAACACCTCGACTCCGGCTCGCCCGCTCCGGCGGCCGCCGAGGAGCTCGGGCGCGGCCTGGCCCGGTTGCACTCCGCGGGTGCGCCCGCGCACGGGAGCCCGCCACCGGGTGGCCCGGCCGACGCGTGGATCGGGCTCGCGCCGATGCGCAACGAGCCCATGCCGGACTGGCCGTCCTTCTACGCCGAGTACCGGGTGCGGCCCTACCTGCGGCGTGCCGTCGACGCCGGGCTGCTCGGCGCCGACGAGTCCGCGCTCATCGAGCGGGTCTGCGGCCGGCTGCCCGAGCTGACCGGCTCCGATGAGCCCGCCGCCCGGCTGCACGGCGACCTCTGGGCGGGCAACGTGCACTGGAGCGGCGGGGCGGCGTGGGTGATCGACCCCGCCGGGCACGGTGGGCATCGGGAGACGGACCTCGCGATGCTCGCGCTGTTCGGCTGCCCCCACCTGGAGCGGGTGCTGGCCGCCTACGAGGAGGTCCGGCCGCTCGCCGAGGGCTGGCGGGACCGGATCGGCGTGCACCAGCTGTTCCCGCTGCTCGTGCACACCGTGCTGTTCGGCGGCGCCTACGCCCGCCAAGCCGTCACGGCCGCCCGCAACGCCCCCTGCTGATCGCCGAGCTGCGTTCGAGCGGCCTTCCGTCGGGTCCCCGCCCCTCATCCGATCAGCGGCGAA harbors:
- a CDS encoding fructosamine kinase family protein, whose amino-acid sequence is MGEIEDVVLRFTGSEAVGVRELGGGDAGTSRSVRLADGRQVFVKTNPPGMPGAIAAEAASLAWLAEPGALPVPAVLGDTDRHLVTEHLDSGSPAPAAAEELGRGLARLHSAGAPAHGSPPPGGPADAWIGLAPMRNEPMPDWPSFYAEYRVRPYLRRAVDAGLLGADESALIERVCGRLPELTGSDEPAARLHGDLWAGNVHWSGGAAWVIDPAGHGGHRETDLAMLALFGCPHLERVLAAYEEVRPLAEGWRDRIGVHQLFPLLVHTVLFGGAYARQAVTAARNAPC